The following coding sequences are from one Natrarchaeobaculum sulfurireducens window:
- a CDS encoding DUF7109 family protein, with product MDVTADELAGVVDLFGGLTRAELERALSEAAFRADGTSVDEAVLETGVEDALESFALVAYEPEAADGESVGSDMADGRTDGGSESELLVAGPTAFPIVPDAAEDVPHILDVEPRRPNRNALGETAREQFVADVTAAIDAGDADRCERLLDVSYDLEAWAPIDLATERDRLTEALE from the coding sequence ATGGACGTGACCGCCGACGAACTGGCAGGCGTCGTCGACCTCTTCGGCGGGCTGACGCGGGCGGAACTCGAGCGTGCGCTTTCGGAGGCCGCGTTTCGGGCCGACGGGACCAGCGTCGACGAGGCGGTCCTCGAAACGGGCGTCGAGGACGCCCTCGAGTCGTTCGCGCTCGTCGCCTACGAGCCGGAGGCGGCCGACGGCGAGTCGGTGGGAAGCGACATGGCTGACGGACGAACCGACGGAGGGAGTGAGTCGGAGCTGCTGGTGGCTGGCCCGACGGCGTTTCCGATCGTTCCCGACGCTGCAGAGGACGTGCCACACATTCTGGACGTCGAACCCCGTCGGCCGAATCGTAACGCTCTCGGCGAGACGGCCCGCGAGCAGTTCGTCGCCGACGTGACGGCCGCCATCGACGCCGGCGATGCCGACCGCTGTGAGCGACTGCTCGACGTCAGCTACGACCTCGAGGCGTGGGCACCGATCGACCTCGCGACCGAACGCGACCGACTGACGGAGGCACTCGAGTGA
- a CDS encoding NUDIX hydrolase: MVRMTLEPVVEHDPTGIDDQPYDAAVLAPIVDRDGEDHLLFTRRADHLGEHPGQMSFPGGGAEPTDDTLLATALREASEEIGLEPDEAEVVGQLDDIRTVTEYAVTPFVAHVPDREYERDDSEVAEIVTLPLSGLLDPDNFEYERRDHPYYGDIVVHYFHVDGYTVWGATGRILVQLLELTTDFEPPEKVDGSRM, encoded by the coding sequence ATGGTCCGAATGACCCTCGAGCCCGTCGTTGAACACGACCCCACTGGAATCGACGATCAGCCATACGACGCGGCCGTGCTCGCGCCGATCGTCGACCGTGACGGCGAGGACCACCTGCTGTTTACCCGCCGAGCCGACCACCTCGGCGAACACCCCGGCCAGATGAGTTTTCCCGGTGGTGGAGCCGAACCGACGGACGACACGCTCCTCGCGACCGCACTTCGTGAGGCCAGCGAAGAGATCGGGCTCGAGCCCGATGAGGCCGAGGTTGTCGGCCAACTCGACGACATTCGAACGGTCACGGAGTACGCCGTGACGCCGTTCGTCGCTCACGTTCCCGACCGCGAGTACGAACGCGACGACAGCGAGGTTGCCGAGATCGTCACTCTGCCGCTGTCGGGGCTGCTCGATCCAGATAACTTCGAGTACGAGCGACGCGATCACCCCTACTACGGCGACATCGTCGTCCACTACTTCCACGTCGACGGCTACACCGTCTGGGGCGCGACCGGCCGTATCCTGGTGCAGTTGCTCGAGCTGACGACCGACTTCGAACCCCCCGAGAAGGTCGACGGCTCTCGAATGTGA